One genomic segment of Oncorhynchus kisutch isolate 150728-3 linkage group LG15, Okis_V2, whole genome shotgun sequence includes these proteins:
- the LOC109905577 gene encoding rhodopsin kinase grk7a, giving the protein MCDMGGLDNLVANTAYLKGGDEKEMRKRRRSLSLPKPEQCVSIRAAVGKEFEMLCERQPIGKKFFRQFLLESNLQYVAAAEFLDELIDWDLAEGAGKDKARMNIINKFCKADSKNFLSYLTGEVADKCKAVSDKDFEDVMMGKVKDATREYLKEKPFTEYQTSPNFDKFLQWKEYEKQKITDKYFYEFRTLGKGGFGEVCAVQVKNSGQMYACKKLCKKRLKQKNGEGMALLEKQILEKVNSLFLVNLSYAYDSKTHLCLVMTLMNGGDLRYHIYNIGEKGLEIGRINYYIAQVTTGILHLHAMDIAYRDMKPENVLLDSFGQCRLSDLGLAVELPGEKTINQKAGTSGYMAPEILKKEPYRMSVDWWALGCSIYEMVAARLPFKDYKEKVQKEEVARRTLEDECKYEHKNFDEGTKAIINLFLKKKIDERLGCRTKNEDPRKHEWFKGINFPRLEAGLIDPPWVPKPNVVYAKDTGDIKDFSEIKGVVFDDKDDKFFKEFNTGAVPIAWQLEMIDSGLFDELNDPNRKESAAGLDDEEKKSKSCTLL; this is encoded by the exons ATGTGTGACATGGGGGGATTGGATAATCTGGTGGCGAACACGGCCTACCTTAAGGGGGGTGATGAAAAAGAGATGAGGAAGAGGCGACGTAGCCTGTCCCTGCCCAAGCCAGAACAGTGCGTGTCCATCCGCGCCGCGGTTGGGAAAGAATTTGAGATGCTCTGCGAGAGGCAGCCCATAGGGAAGAAGTTCTTCCGGCAGTTCCTCCTGGAGTCCAACCTGCAGTACGTGGCGGCCGCAGAGTTCCTGGACGAGTTAATCGACTGGGATCTGGCAGAAGGCGCTGGCAAAGATAAGGCGAGGATGAACATCATCAACAAGTTCTGCAAGGCTGACTCCAAGAACTTCCTGTCCTACCTGACAGGAGAGGTAGCGGACAAGTGCAAGGCGGTGTCGGACAAGGACTTTGAAGACGTGATGATGGGCAAGGTGAAAGATGCCACACGGGAGTACCTGAAGGAAAAGCCCTTCACAGAGTACCAGACCAGCCCTAACTTTGACAAGTTCCTGCAGTGGAAAGAGTACGAGAAACAGAAAATCACTGATAAGTATTTCTATGAGTTCAGGACCCTGGGTAAGGGAGGCTTTGGAGAG GTGTGTGCCGTGCAGGTGAAAAACTCAGGCCAGATGTACGCCTGCAAAAAGCTGTGCAAGAAGCGTCTGAAGCAGAAGAATGGTGAGGGCATGGCACTGCTGGAGAAGCAGATCCTGGAGAAGGTTAACAGCCTGTTCCTGGTGAACCTGTCCTATGCCTACGACTCCAAGACCCACCTGTGCCTCGTCATGACCCTGATGAATGGCGGCGACCTCAGGTACCATATCTATAACATTGGTGAAAAAGGCCTTGAAATAGGCCGCATCAATTACTACATTGCACAGGTCACCACAGGAATCCTCCACCTACACGCCATGGATATAGCGTACCGAGACATGAAGCCAGAGAACGTGCTACTGGACAGCTTCGGCCAGTGTCGACTCTCGGATCTGGGGTTGGCCGTGGAGCTGCCTGGCGAAAAGACCATCAATCAAAAG gctGGCACAAGTGGCTACATGGCCCCAGAGATCCTGAAGAAAGAGCCTTACCGGATGTCAGTGGACTGGTGGGCCCTGGGCTGCAGTATCTACGAGATGGTGGCAGCTCGCCTGCCCTTCAAGGACTATAAGGAGAAGGTGCAGAAGGAGGAGGTGGCACGGCGCACCCTCGAGGATGAATGCAAGTACGAGCACAAGAACTTTGACGAGGGCACCAAAGCCATCATCAACCTCTTCCTCAAGAAGAAAATTGACGAGCGTCTGGGATGCAGGACCAA GAACGAGGACCCAAGGAAGCACGAGTGGTTCAAAGGCATTAACTTCCCTCGACTGGAGGCGGGGCTGATTGACCCACCCTGGGTCCCCAAGCCCAACGTGGTCTACGCCAAAGACACGGGGGACATCAAAGATTTCTCTGAGATTAAGGGTGTCGTGTTTGACGACAAAGATGACAAATTCTTCAAGGAGTTCAACACGGGGGCGGTGCCCATTGCATGGCAACTGGAAATGATTGACAGCGGACTTTTTGACGAGCTGAACGACCCCAACAGGAAAGAGTCGGCCGCTGGATTGGACGACGAGGAGAAGAAATCAAAATCCTGCACGCTTTTATAA